From a single Paenibacillus sp. FSL R5-0345 genomic region:
- a CDS encoding GNAT family N-acetyltransferase: MLFRKAIATDIPQLIEFRKILLSHEDNSSMDETFRNYFDSSLSDKSLVVWVAYMTNVFTIPNYRRQGIVSKLVSEAIDDLKAQGIRKILLHSSDMAKPMYESLGFVEGKNYMSINI; encoded by the coding sequence GTGCTGTTTCGAAAAGCTATTGCAACGGATATACCGCAGTTAATTGAATTTCGCAAGATACTGCTATCTCATGAGGACAATAGTAGCATGGATGAAACTTTTAGAAACTACTTTGATTCCTCATTATCGGATAAGTCACTCGTTGTATGGGTTGCATATATGACTAATGTTTTCACAATCCCTAATTATCGTCGCCAGGGTATTGTATCCAAACTTGTTAGTGAAGCAATAGACGATTTGAAGGCACAAGGAATTAGAAAAATCCTGCTACATTCGTCTGATATGGCTAAACCGATGTATGAAAGTCTAGGTTTTGTTGAAGGAAAGAATTATATGTCAATTAATATTTGA
- a CDS encoding cupin domain-containing protein, with protein MEQTVTNRVTGEQITFIETAKDTKGEYLLIEVALPPHGKGPPLHIHDRFEEEFEVISGKLTVTLGKTNHILVAGERRIAPMKTPHTFTNNDDDPVVFRVRLTPPSQFEQSVRIHYGLMEDGLTDAKGNPKLLAHTALVLLLQNTLIAGIPLWIQRSIFGLIVKRAHKRGLYEALEKYTGETV; from the coding sequence GTGGAACAAACGGTAACTAATCGAGTTACGGGTGAACAAATTACGTTTATAGAAACAGCAAAGGATACGAAGGGTGAATACTTATTAATTGAAGTTGCACTCCCCCCACATGGCAAGGGTCCTCCACTACATATTCATGATCGTTTTGAAGAAGAATTTGAAGTGATTTCTGGCAAGCTCACGGTAACATTAGGCAAAACAAACCACATTCTAGTAGCGGGCGAACGTCGTATTGCCCCGATGAAGACACCACATACTTTTACGAATAATGACGATGATCCGGTTGTATTCCGTGTACGATTAACACCACCAAGTCAGTTCGAGCAGTCTGTTCGTATTCATTACGGGCTAATGGAGGATGGTTTAACTGATGCAAAAGGTAATCCTAAATTGCTTGCACACACCGCTTTAGTGTTATTACTACAAAATACGCTCATCGCTGGCATTCCACTCTGGATACAGCGTAGTATCTTTGGTCTAATCGTTAAACGCGCACATAAAAGGGGGCTATATGAAGCGCTAGAAAAGTATACAGGGGAGACCGTATAA
- a CDS encoding S-layer homology domain-containing protein: MKRFLSLLMTLIILFVSLPAAKASEAPDSLSPSEFISASIQNARALAYHDGYIYVAQRDPGGIYRISVETGAVTKVLDRGVVMTVALNQAGDLFFTTDGYDKNIYKINKSALVNFPLPANSGTVHYNTSFNFVYGMAFDATDNLYFTDYTSKGIYKLAPGATAATSVIQGLPTPVLGITISPAGHLYALGQFNYNVYRINSDHLSNGTVAASEFETLLNNMQYSLYGIAYLPSGKAYTSYASQVLQSPELDEYSSPAIDTEKPVITLNGASTVLVRNGTSFHDPGVIVTDNVDIDLTAKVTYSLNNVQLPAIDTSVAGRYTIRYDATDTAGNEAVAVKRTIIVNEDSTNLAYGVPVTVDKGTTSGQTGHLTDDLLETGWIGSQFDAPWTITLDMNAGATYNEILVVDTVYLQSYEVKVSDSVTGPFETVTGTTYASLVHTDGQYNGYTTDSVSFPKEISKRYIQIVIHAVGEDGSTGPDLQEIKVFNQLIIPTPTPTATPTPTATPTPTATPTPTATPTPTATPTPTATPTPTATPTATPTPTATPTPTATPTPTATPTPTATPTPTATPTPTATPTPTATPTPTATPTPTATPTPTATPTPTATPTPTPTPTTEPTTTAPTTAPTTAPTTTPTPAPFFNEKVDLEVVKAIVEKAKSTPALAFKDVSKDSPNAKAIEVATRLGIITGYSDGSFHADATVTRAEFATMLLKALGLEAKDPSNFKDVKDHWASDAIAGLKASGITNGYSDGTFKPNNSISRAEIAAMLAAVINPNLAKETKFKDILGHWSEAEINMLSDMGIVKGTVDGLFKPNANATRSEALLMILRMLNISLDFSLDIE, encoded by the coding sequence ATGAAACGTTTTTTATCTTTATTAATGACATTGATAATTCTATTTGTAAGCCTTCCCGCAGCCAAGGCTTCGGAGGCTCCCGATTCTCTATCTCCTAGCGAATTTATAAGTGCTTCGATTCAAAATGCAAGAGCACTCGCTTACCATGACGGCTATATTTATGTAGCTCAGCGAGATCCGGGCGGCATCTATCGCATTTCGGTCGAGACGGGAGCGGTCACGAAAGTGCTGGATAGAGGTGTTGTTATGACCGTCGCCTTGAACCAAGCCGGAGATCTGTTCTTCACGACTGACGGATATGATAAAAATATTTATAAAATCAACAAAAGCGCACTCGTCAATTTTCCTCTTCCCGCGAATAGCGGCACCGTACATTACAATACGAGCTTTAATTTTGTATACGGCATGGCTTTTGATGCCACAGACAACCTTTATTTCACGGACTACACAAGTAAAGGCATTTACAAGCTTGCGCCAGGAGCAACGGCTGCGACATCGGTCATTCAAGGACTTCCAACACCTGTGCTAGGTATAACGATAAGTCCTGCCGGCCATCTATATGCACTTGGACAATTTAATTATAATGTCTATCGCATTAACAGTGATCATTTATCGAACGGTACTGTAGCTGCGTCCGAATTCGAGACATTGCTGAATAATATGCAGTACAGTCTCTATGGTATCGCTTATCTTCCGAGCGGCAAAGCTTATACATCCTACGCCTCGCAGGTCTTGCAGAGTCCTGAGCTTGACGAATATTCAAGTCCCGCCATCGATACGGAAAAACCGGTCATTACGCTTAACGGTGCTTCAACCGTGCTGGTTAGGAATGGTACGTCCTTCCATGATCCTGGTGTAATAGTAACTGATAATGTCGACATCGATCTGACAGCCAAAGTCACTTACAGCTTGAACAATGTCCAGCTCCCGGCTATCGATACGTCTGTTGCGGGTCGGTATACCATTCGCTATGATGCCACTGATACCGCAGGCAATGAAGCTGTCGCGGTAAAGAGAACCATCATCGTTAATGAAGACAGCACTAACCTGGCATATGGTGTACCGGTTACAGTCGATAAAGGAACCACCAGCGGTCAGACCGGCCATTTGACTGACGATTTATTGGAGACTGGCTGGATTGGCAGTCAATTCGATGCACCTTGGACAATCACACTAGATATGAATGCAGGCGCGACATATAATGAAATCCTTGTTGTCGATACCGTCTATCTGCAATCCTACGAAGTGAAGGTCAGCGACAGCGTGACTGGACCGTTTGAAACAGTCACAGGCACGACTTACGCTAGCCTTGTCCATACGGATGGACAATATAATGGCTATACGACAGATTCAGTCTCTTTTCCGAAAGAGATCTCCAAGCGATACATTCAGATTGTGATCCATGCAGTTGGAGAAGATGGCAGCACGGGTCCTGATCTTCAAGAAATTAAAGTGTTTAATCAACTGATAATACCGACGCCAACACCAACAGCGACGCCAACGCCAACGGCGACGCCAACGCCAACAGCGACGCCAACGCCAACAGCGACGCCAACGCCAACAGCGACGCCAACGCCAACGGCGACGCCAACGCCAACAGCGACGCCAACAGCGACGCCAACGCCAACAGCGACGCCAACGCCAACAGCGACGCCGACGCCAACAGCGACGCCAACGCCAACAGCGACGCCGACGCCAACAGCGACGCCAACGCCAACAGCGACGCCAACGCCAACAGCGACGCCAACGCCAACAGCGACACCAACGCCAACAGCGACACCAACGCCAACAGCGACACCAACGCCAACAGCGACGCCAACGCCAACACCAACACCAACAACAGAACCAACAACGACAGCACCAACGACAGCGCCAACAACAGCGCCAACAACAACACCGACCCCAGCGCCATTCTTCAACGAAAAGGTTGATCTTGAAGTTGTTAAGGCTATTGTAGAAAAGGCAAAATCTACACCTGCGCTAGCATTCAAGGATGTATCTAAGGACTCACCAAACGCTAAAGCAATCGAAGTAGCAACTAGACTTGGAATTATTACGGGGTACAGCGACGGCTCATTCCATGCGGATGCTACGGTAACAAGAGCAGAATTTGCGACCATGCTATTAAAAGCGCTTGGTTTAGAAGCTAAAGACCCATCCAATTTCAAAGATGTTAAGGATCATTGGGCATCAGATGCAATAGCCGGATTAAAGGCTAGTGGCATTACCAACGGTTACTCGGATGGAACATTTAAACCGAATAATTCTATTAGTAGAGCAGAAATAGCGGCTATGCTTGCTGCAGTCATTAACCCCAATTTAGCAAAAGAGACTAAGTTCAAGGATATTCTCGGTCATTGGTCAGAGGCTGAGATAAATATGTTATCTGATATGGGGATCGTAAAGGGAACTGTTGACGGTTTGTTTAAACCAAATGCTAATGCTACGAGATCTGAGGCATTACTCATGATCTTGCGCATGCTAAACATCAGTCTTGATTTTTCCTTAGACATAGAGTAA
- a CDS encoding cadherin-like beta sandwich domain-containing protein, whose product MIRLRSKLAIMVLIILFLIGVLPGKYGAGIGGISAVAAAANISNQDGFGYSGSIPGNEVLGTAFTGYQAWPSGFSKGLSAFVGGVYDGTSIWMIPYNADRLMKVNPSTGEMTGYSNWPAGFTKGSNAFAGGVYDGTNIWLIPYSADRVIKVNATTGVMTGYSSWPDGSRGSELYIGGTFDGTNIWLTPYSGSRLVKVDTTTGAMTSYNSWPSGTVLGSYPFQGSVFDGTSLWLIPSGADRLIKVDPATGDMTGFNNWPSGFTKSANAFAGSVFDGINIWLIPNNATHLVKFNTTTGVMTGYNGWPGGFTKGSESFAGGVYDGTNIWLVPQSANMLMKVNAATGDMTGYNSWPSGFKKDNNAFMGGVYDGENVWMIPFVADRLMKFGDSTNADIGSLMLSSGSLTPTFASGTTSYTASVANSVSSITVTPTVAEAGASVKVNGTTVTSGAASGAIPLAEGANSIIIEVTAADGKATKTYTVTLIREAPVLSTNADISSLTLSRGSLTPTFASGTTSYTASVANSVSSITVTPTVAEAGASVKVNGTTVTSGAASDAIPLAEGVNLITIEVTAADGKATKTYTVTLTRETAVISEGGSSSNTGNSGGKVTSTNGTLVVPVGSTGELSLPGEVTVVIPAGASDKELIITIERLTDTKDLLSDRQVLISPVYEILKNVTNNFTKSVTLTYVFDEAGLKKEQRPVVFYYDEVKKVWVQIDGGKVDGNKITVGVDHFTKFAVMVVSKEKEQSGSDQLTFSDITGHWAASEIIKAAQSGIVNGYVNGMFKPNGVVTREEFVVMLMKALKPQIDAEKLKFTDSVKIGIWAQQAVEQAVQLGIVKGYSDGSFHPDAEITRTEMAVMIVKALALKVEDSAVTSFVDDAQIPNWAKGQVAALKNLSLVSGKGNNEFAPNDKATRAEAVTILMKMIAQKSY is encoded by the coding sequence GTGATAAGGCTACGCAGCAAATTGGCAATTATGGTTTTGATTATTCTTTTTTTAATAGGTGTACTTCCGGGGAAGTATGGGGCAGGTATTGGCGGCATATCGGCCGTTGCAGCGGCTGCAAATATCTCTAATCAGGACGGGTTCGGATATAGTGGCTCCATTCCTGGAAACGAAGTGCTGGGGACCGCTTTTACGGGATACCAAGCCTGGCCAAGTGGGTTTTCAAAGGGATTATCTGCCTTTGTCGGCGGCGTTTATGACGGTACAAGTATTTGGATGATACCCTACAATGCCGACCGATTGATGAAGGTTAATCCGTCAACTGGAGAAATGACAGGATATAGCAATTGGCCCGCCGGGTTTACTAAGGGAAGTAATGCTTTTGCCGGCGGAGTTTATGACGGAACTAACATATGGCTAATTCCATATAGTGCAGATCGGGTCATCAAAGTAAACGCGACTACAGGTGTAATGACAGGTTATAGCAGTTGGCCTGACGGATCGAGAGGTAGCGAGCTATATATTGGAGGCACTTTTGACGGTACTAATATATGGCTCACCCCCTATTCCGGTAGTCGTTTAGTAAAGGTTGATACAACGACAGGAGCAATGACCAGTTATAATAGTTGGCCAAGCGGGACAGTTCTTGGCAGTTATCCGTTTCAAGGTTCTGTTTTCGATGGCACAAGTTTATGGTTGATTCCGAGTGGGGCCGATCGTTTAATCAAGGTTGATCCAGCAACCGGAGACATGACTGGATTCAACAATTGGCCTAGCGGGTTCACCAAAAGTGCAAACGCATTTGCTGGAAGTGTCTTCGATGGCATTAATATTTGGTTGATACCGAATAATGCAACTCATCTGGTTAAATTCAATACGACCACTGGAGTCATGACCGGATACAACGGATGGCCTGGCGGCTTTACAAAAGGGAGCGAAAGCTTTGCCGGCGGCGTGTATGATGGTACGAATATATGGCTGGTTCCACAATCCGCTAACATGTTAATGAAGGTCAATGCCGCGACAGGGGATATGACGGGATACAACAGTTGGCCTAGTGGTTTTAAGAAAGATAATAATGCGTTTATGGGCGGCGTATATGACGGGGAAAATGTTTGGATGATTCCGTTTGTAGCTGACCGTCTTATGAAATTCGGGGATAGCACTAACGCAGACATAGGTAGCTTGATGCTGTCGAGTGGGAGCTTAACTCCTACGTTTGCATCGGGTACGACCAGCTACACAGCGAGCGTGGCGAATAGTGTGAGTAGCATTACGGTAACGCCGACGGTAGCGGAAGCCGGAGCGTCGGTTAAGGTAAATGGCACGACGGTAACGAGCGGAGCAGCTTCGGGTGCGATTCCATTAGCTGAAGGAGCAAACTCAATTATTATAGAGGTTACGGCGGCAGATGGTAAGGCGACGAAGACTTATACGGTAACATTGATACGGGAGGCGCCAGTGCTGAGCACGAACGCTGATATAAGTAGCTTGACGCTGTCGAGAGGGAGCTTAACACCGACGTTTGCATCGGGTACAACCAGCTACACAGCGAGCGTGGCGAATAGTGTGAGTAGCATTACGGTAACGCCGACGGTAGCGGAAGCCGGAGCGTCGGTTAAGGTAAATGGCACGACGGTAACGAGCGGAGCAGCTTCGGATGCGATTCCATTAGCTGAAGGAGTAAACCTAATTACTATAGAGGTAACGGCGGCAGATGGTAAGGCGACGAAGACTTACACGGTAACATTGACGCGGGAGACAGCAGTGATCAGTGAAGGTGGCAGTTCAAGTAATACAGGTAATAGTGGTGGAAAAGTGACCTCAACGAATGGCACATTAGTGGTGCCAGTAGGAAGCACAGGGGAATTGAGTCTGCCGGGGGAGGTGACTGTTGTCATTCCGGCAGGTGCTTCAGATAAAGAATTAATAATCACGATAGAGAGATTGACCGACACGAAAGATCTTCTATCTGATCGACAAGTTCTAATCAGTCCGGTTTACGAAATATTGAAAAACGTTACGAATAATTTTACCAAATCAGTAACACTGACCTATGTTTTCGATGAGGCAGGTTTGAAGAAGGAGCAGCGACCAGTTGTATTCTACTATGACGAAGTGAAGAAAGTGTGGGTGCAAATTGACGGCGGCAAGGTAGACGGCAATAAGATCACTGTGGGAGTCGATCACTTTACAAAGTTTGCTGTGATGGTTGTAAGCAAAGAGAAGGAACAGTCAGGATCGGATCAACTGACATTTAGCGATATAACGGGTCACTGGGCAGCGTCTGAGATTATTAAAGCAGCACAGAGCGGAATCGTGAACGGTTATGTGAATGGCATGTTCAAACCTAATGGCGTCGTAACCCGTGAGGAATTTGTAGTTATGTTAATGAAGGCGTTGAAGCCGCAAATAGATGCTGAGAAGTTGAAGTTTACCGATTCGGTGAAGATTGGCATATGGGCGCAGCAAGCGGTAGAGCAAGCTGTACAATTAGGCATTGTTAAAGGCTATTCGGATGGCAGTTTCCATCCAGACGCAGAAATTACACGCACAGAGATGGCTGTGATGATCGTCAAAGCATTAGCATTGAAGGTGGAAGACAGTGCTGTAACCAGCTTTGTGGATGACGCTCAAATTCCAAATTGGGCAAAGGGGCAGGTAGCGGCATTGAAGAATCTTAGCCTTGTATCCGGTAAAGGCAATAACGAATTCGCTCCTAATGATAAGGCAACAAGAGCAGAGGCGGTAACGATTCTAATGAAGATGATCGCTCAAAAGAGTTATTAA